The genomic interval AGCTTATTTAGTTGCTAAAGGATTAAAATCTAGCCGTTTCAAAACTTCAGGTTTAGGAATTGCAGATCCGATTGCTACAAATGATACTCCAGAAGGAAGAGCGCAAAACCGTCGTGTGGAATTCTCAATTACTGCAAACGACAAAATGGTAAATGACGCTAAAGCAGAAGCTGGAAAATAATTTCAAAACAAAATAAAATATAAAAAAAGCTGTTTCATAATTGAAGCAGCTTTTTTTTGACATTAGAAATTAAACATTGTAAATTTGACCTCTCATATTACAACTCATGCTTGACATTCAAAATATATCTTTTTCATATACCGATACGCCAGTTATCAAAAACGTCTCTTTTACCATTAACAAAGGTGATAATATTGCTATTATAGGAGAAAGCGGTTGCGGTAAAAGTACACTGCTAAAACTTATTTATGGTTTGTATGATCTTGACGAAGGGAAAATATTTTATAATGATAAACCTATTCTGGGACCAAAGTTTAATTTGATTCCCGGAATGCCGTATATGAAATATTTGGCTCAGGATTTTGATTTGTCTCCATATGAAACTGTGGCAGAAAACGTTGGAAAATTCCTTTCCAATGGTTTTGCCAATATGAAAAAACTTCGTGTTCAGGAATTATTGGAAATGGTTGAAATGGAGCAATTTTCTAATGTAAAAACTAAATTCTTAAGTGGAGGACAACAGCAAAGAGTTGCCTTGGTAAGAGTTTTGGCTTTAGAACCAGAAGTTATTTTGCTAGACGAGCCGTTTAGTCAAATTGATGCTTTTAGAAAAAATGCTTTACGCCGTAACTTATTCCGTTATTTAAAACAAAAAGGAATTACTTGTATTATTGCAACACACGATAGCACAGACGCTTTGTCTTTTGCCGACGAAGCAATTGTAATGCGACATGGAGAAGTGATCAAAAAAGATAATCCGACTAAGATATACGAAGATCCGCAGATAAAATATGTGGCTTCTCTGTTTGGTGAAGTCAATGAAGTGGCAACGCATTTGTTGCTTCCTTATGAAGATGAAACGCATAAAACATTAGTTTATCCGCATCAGTTTAAAATGGTTTCAGAATCTAGATTGAAGGTGAAAATTAGAAGAACTTATTTTAGAGGAAGTCATTTTTTAATTGAAACCGTTCATAAAAGGCAATTGATTTTCTTTGAAAGTGAAATCGATTTGCCGCTGGAACAAGAAGTGTTTTTAGTTTTAAATTATTTATAATTAGATAATTGATAATTTTTTGATATTAAATAAAAACCCGACAAACTTTAAAATTTGTCGGGTTTTTATTTTACGATTTTTTAAGAAATTAATTTTTCAAATACTTCTCTAAAAACTGATCTTGTTCCCAAAGTAAGTGAAGAATATTTTCTTTGGCCGCATAACCATGAGATTCTTTTGGAAGAATAACCATTCTTGCTGGCGCTCCTAATCCTTTTAAAGCTTGGAAATATCTTTCTGTCTGTAAAGTAAAAGTTCCAGGATTGTTATCTGCTTCGCCATGAACTAATAAAATAGGAGTTTTCATTTTATCGGCGTTCATAAAAGGAGACATGGTGTTGTATACTTCCGGAACTTCCCAGTAATTTCTTTGCTCAGTTTGAAATCCGAATGGAGTTAAAGTTCTATTATAAGCACCACTTCTTGCAATTCCGCATGCAAAAAGATTAGAGTGAGTTAATAAATTGGCAGTCATAAAAGCTCCATAAGAATGACCTCCAACGGCTACTTTTTTACGGTTAATATATCCTAAAGCATCAACAGCATCAATTGCAGCAGCGGCATTGTCAACCAATTGAGAAATAAAGTTGTCATTTGGCTCCGTTGTTCCTTCTCCAATAATTGGGAAAGCGGCATCATCTAAAACCACATATCCTTTTGTTACCCAATACACGAAAGATCCATAATAAGGAAACGTAAATTCGTTTGAATTTTGAGTCGATTGTGAAGCACTATTTCTGTCTTTATATTCTGCTGGATAAGCCCAAATCAATAAAGGAAGTTTTTCTTTTTTAGTTTTGTCGTAACCAGCAGGAAGATATAACGTTCCTGAAAGTTCTAAACCATCTTTACGTTTGTACTTTATGACTTCTTTACTAACATCTTTGATGCTTTCAAACGGATTTTTAAAATCTGTAATTGGCGTTAAGCTGTTTTGTTTTTTTATATTTCTAAAATAGTAGTTTGGATATTCGGTTTTAGATTGAATCTGAACTAAGATTTTGCCAGATTTAAAATCTTCAATTTCATAAATATCTTCTTTTTTGTCTTTGTAAGGAGAAGTATAAATTCGTTTTGATTTTAAAGTTTCTAGATTAAATTCATCAATAAAAGGAAACTGACCGTTTTTTGTATAACCTTCTCCAATTCTATAGAGATTATTTTTTTCTACGGCCAAAACATACTTATTGTAAGCATTTTTCTTTGTTTCAAAAGTTCCAGGATCCGAGTAAACATCTTGTGAATTTCGATCTGTAATTAGTTTTGATTGCTGACTCGGATTTGATGGATTTATCAAATAAGATTTTGTGTTTCTAGTATCATACCATTCGTCTGATACTACCGCCAGATTATCATTCCCCCAAATAATGTCGCTAAAACGTTGTGGAAGTTTTACCATTGATGAAGCATTTTTGTCAAAAGGAGCGTCCCAAAGATAAACTTCGTCTCTAAAATCTACTTTTTTAGCTGGATCTCCTTCATCCAAAGCTACAACATAAGATAACGTTGCCGGTTTGTCGTTTCTCCAAGCCATTTCTCTTTTTCCTTTACGAACAGCCATAAACCCTTTTGGCATAATTTCGTTTAACGGAACTTCATTTACAGTTTTAATTTCTTTACCGTTTGTAGAATACACAACTGTTTTAGATGGAAATCTATTTAAAGGAACTACATAAGAAAATGGTTTCTGAATTGTAGTTAGCATGATGTAATTTCCATCAGGAGAAATTCTTTCACCAGCAAACATGGCTGCTTCTTTAAACAAAACGGCATCGCCATTTAATTTCACTTTATATAATTCAGAAGTTATGCTGTTTTCAAAATTAGCTTCATCATTTTTGTTTTTCAACATATCCGGATACGTTCTGTTTTGCGATTTTTCTCCAGAAGTGTTCGAAATAATTGGACCAGTTGGCAAATCTTTTTTTGAATCTAAAAGTGCTGGTCTGTTTTTTGGAAGCATTTTGACTAAAATAGTTTCATTGTCTAAAAACCAGCTAAACGGATTTCCAAGATTCGCATTTACATTCGCCTCTGTAAGTTTTGTAGCTTGTGCCGATGCTACATCTAAAACCCATAGTTCTACTCCAGAAGCGGCAGTGTGAGAAAAAAGGATTTTTTTATCATTTGGCGACCAAAGAATGTTGGCGATTTTAGGATTTTCAGGAAGACCTTTTACCTGAACTTCTTCTTTACCGCTAATTTTTCTAAGTTTAAGATTGGTTACATATGTTACTGTACTCGAAATATTAGTTACAGGGTTGATTCTCAAACCTGCTAAACGAACTTCATCCTGATTTAAATCGTCAAGCGTTTTATATGTATTTCGATAAGTTAAAAGCATGTTTTCCTTTTTTGTATCCATAGATACAGAAGGAGGTCTTTGGTAATCTGCTAAATCTAAAATAGATTTTGAAGGTTTTTGATAAGTTAAATTCTCTTGAGCATAAGAGAAGAAGCTTATGTTTAAAAATAACAACAGCGTAACCTTTAATTTCATAGTTTGAATTTTAGTGGTTTATAAATGGGATTCAAAATGTTTGACTAAGATACTTTCATCTTGTTACATTTTAAGTCTGATTTTTAATTTTTTTCAGTTTTTGTAACAGAAAATTGTCTTTTCAAGAAGTAAATGATTGTATCTGGCTATATTATTAAACTATATTAAATTGTCAATTACGAAAAAAATAGTATTTTGTATACGTATATTTTAAAGTATGCGTAAATTTGCATTCCAATTTTTAATAAATAATAATAGAATATGTATCATTCAAAAATAGCTGGTTTAGGATATTATGTTCCTTCAAATGTGGTGACTAACGATGATTTGTCTAAGATAATGGATACTAATGACGAATGGATTCAGGAAAGAACTGGAATTCAGGAGAGAAGACACATTATTCGTGGAGAAGACACCACAACTTCAATGGGAGTGAAAGCAGCTAAAATTGCAATCGAGCGTTCTGGCGTTGCCAAAGAAGATATTGATTTTGTAGTTTTTGCTACATTAAGTCCAGATTATTATTTTCCAGGGCCTGGAGTTTTGGTTCAGAGAGATTTAGGTCTTAGAACGGTCGGAGCTTTAGATGTTAGAAATCAATGTTCAGGATTTGTTTACGCAATTTCTGTAGCAGATCAATATATAAAAACCGGAATGTATAAAAATATTTTGGTAATTGGTTCAGAAGTTCATTCTACAGGATTAGACATGACAACTCGCGGACGCGGAGTTTCAGTAATTTTTGGAGATGGAGCAGGAGCGGCTGTTTTAAGTCGTGAAGAAGATGTAACAAAAGGAATTCTTTCAACACATTTGCATTCTGAAGGAGAACACGCTGAAGAATTAGCTCTGCAAGCGCCTGGAATGGGAGCTCGTTGGGTAACAGATATTATTGCAGATAATGATCCGAATGATGAAAGTTATTATCCTTATATGAATGGGCAATTTGTATTCAAAAATGCTGTTGTTCGTTTTGCAGAAGTAATCAACGAAGGATTAGAGGCAAATGGTCTTCAAGTTTCAGATATTGATATGCTGATTCCGCATCAAGCGAATTTGAGAATTTCACAATTCATTCAAAACAAATTCAAATTGACAGATGATCAGGTTCATAATAATATTCAGAAATACGGAAATACTACAGCAGCATCTATTCCGATTGCTTTAACAGAAGCTTGGGAACAAGGAAAAATCAAATCTGGCGATACTGTAGTTTTAGCAGCTTTCGGAAGTGGATTTACTTGGGCAAGTGCTATTATCAAATGGTAAAATAATTCATCTTACATTATATTTTTTAAAACCTGCTTCATTTTGGAGCAGGTTTTTTTTATTAATATGTCAGGCTGAGCGAAGTCGAAGCCCAAGTTCCAATTGGCGCGCCCTTCGACTTCGCTCAGGGAGACAAAACTTTGGCGATTATATTTGAGTGATTTCTGTTTGTCAGGCTGAGCGAAGTCGAAGCCCATTCCAATTGGCACACTCTTTTTATTTAGTTTTTGAATTAAAATTCTTACTTTTATTTTTTTGCTAAAAATTATGAAAACATATTATGTCTATATTTTGAAATGCTCTGATGGAAGTTATTACACAGGAATGACAAATGATATAAATAGAAGAATAAATGAACACAATTATGGTTTAAATAAAGAAAGCTATACATTTAATAAAAGACCTTTAGAGTTAGTATTTTGTTCAGATTTTAATGATGTTGTCCAAGCCATAGCATTTGAAAAGCAAGTAAAAGGTTGGAGTAGAAAAAAGAAAGAAGCTATAATAAAAGATAAATGGGAAGATTTGAAGAAACTCTCAGAATGCTTAAATGAAACAAGTCATAAAAATTTTTATAAAAAGAACGTTTAGTAGTAAATTAGCCTTCAATTTTGTTCAGTAGAACACATACGAAGTGTCAAGCTGTGCGGAGTGGAAGCTCAGATTCCAGTAGGAGCGCCCTTCGACTTCGCTCAGGGTGACATAAATTGAGCAAAATTTCTTTGGTTTGTTAAGCCGGATGAAGTAGAAGCACTATTTAATAAAAATACTAATGAAAAAAAATCAACTAGAAATAGCTTGTTTTAATTATGAATCGGCATTAATTGCTCAAGCAAATGGCGCGGACAGAATTGAGCTATGCGAAAATATGAAACTGGGAGGAACTACTCCAAACTCAATTTTGGTATTGAAAGTCCGTGAAAGTTTAAATATAAAAATGCATGTCATTATAAGACCTCGAGGAGGTGATTTTGTTTATTCTGATGAAGAACTTACAGAAATGAAACAAGACATTAAACAATTTAAAAAATTGGGGGTTGATGGTTTTGTTTTCGGAATCTTAAAAGAAAATGGAAAAGTAAATAAAAAGCAAAACAAAGAGTTGGTGCATTTAGCGCACCCTTTGTCTTGTACTTTCCACCGCGCTTTTGATGTTGTTAAAAATCCGGAGAAATCACTTGAAACTATTATAGATTGTGGTTTCAAAACGATTTTGACTTCTGGTCAAGGTGTAAATGTTGAAGAAGGAATTTTAGCTTTGGAAAGACTCCAGGAATTAGCTGGAGATCGCATTGAAATTATGCCAGGCGGCGGTTTGAGATCTTCAAATGTAAAATTGCTTCAAGAAAAATTAGACTTGACTTTTTATCATTCATCAGCTATAACAAACGATACAGAAATTGCAAATCCTGAAGAAATAAAAGAAATACGTAATTTTCTATAAGTTTTATAAATAAAAAAAGTCTGGAGTTGGCATCTCCAGACTTTTTTTCTACAAAAAATTATTCTAAAATTATTTAAAAAAATCTTGCAATAAGACGATTAGAACATTCCGCCTCCGTCTTTATTCGTATTATCATCTCTTTGTTTACGCTGTAAGTTTTTGATTTTTCCACCGCCAAAGTTATACGTTAAACCTACATAAACTGTTTGGCTTTCCCAAGTAAACTGACCTGCTTGAGGATAAGGATATTGTGTGTCAAAAGCATATTTCATAGTTTTGAAAACGTCATTAAAACGTACGCTGATGTTCATTTTATTGTCTAACAAAGTGTAGCGCGAACCAATATCCATTTTATACATTTCGTGACTATTGTTTTGAAGTCCATCAACTGCGCCTCTGTAAAATCCGAATAATAAGAAGCTTAAACGTTTGTTGGCTTTGAAGTTAGAGTTCATACGTCCGTTGAAAGCAGCGACAGTAATTTTTCTTTCAATAGGATTACTGCTATTATCAGCAGCATTATACTGAAAAACAATACCTTGCTGATTAATGCTTGAAAAATCAATAGATGGCTGAATATCCCACCATTTTGTAATTTTATAGTTAAATGAAGCTTCAAATCCGTAAGCAGTATTATGATCGTAGTTTGTAAAAGACATGATCTGTTTTTCTTTGCTTGGATCTGCTGGATCTGGGTATAGAATTCTGCTAATCTGGTCGTTAATACTTCTCACAAAAACACCAGCTGTAAAGCTTCCTTTTTCTAATGTTTTAGTATAATTCACTTCTACAGAATTGGTAAACTGCGGTCTTAATTCTGGATTTCCTAAAGATGTAACTAAAGGAGTTGCAAACTCACGAATAGGTTTTGTCTGCTCTAAACTCGGACGGTCGACACGACGGCTGTAGCTAAACTGTAAAGTGTTTTTCTCTGTTATGTTGTACGTTAAATAAGCTGATGGATACAAAGTGATATAATCGTCATCAAACATCGTTTGGCCATAATTTAAATTAGCTTGAACTTTATAGCTTTCAAAACGAGCTCCCACTTGGTAGCTTAGTTTTTTGAATTTCTGTCCAAATGTTACATAAGCAGAATAAATGTCAGTATCATACGTGTAATGTGAAGTTCTGTCTGCAACTGGAAGTAACGGGTTTCCTGTTGTGTAATCATTTCCGGTTCTTGTAATTCTAGCTTCAGCACCAGCTTCAAGAGTTGTTTTTTCGTTTAATGGATTAACATAATCAACATTTAATGTTGTTAGTTTTCGAGTGCCTTTCAAGAAATCATTATACAAAATATCAGAACTTGTGTTGTCTGTCTTTGTTGTTTCGGTATCAAAAGAAGCATGTTGAGATTCTTTATTATCACTATAATTTCCTTCAAAATCTAAAGTATGTCCTTCTTTTTTGAAAATGTGTTTGTAAGCCAAATTATAAGTTCCAACTTGATCTGGCCCCCAATATCTTGATTTCTGAAAGATATTTGAAATATCAGAATTAGTTACGTTATTATAATCGATATCTGTATCTACAAAACCTTTTCCGTTAGATTTATTCTGATTTGTGTAAATCGATAATGTATTGTGATCGTCGATTAAAAAATCCATTCCAATCTTATATAAATAAGAATCATTATCGTTCATTACATCAATTTTCTGAACAATATCTTGATCAAATCTTCTAATGAAACCGTCGTTATAATACGTTCCAAAGTTCTGTCCTACATTTCCAAAGAAATTTACTTTTCCAGTTTTATAATTTAAATCTAAAGACTGATTGTATTTTGCAGTTTCACCAAAAGTGATTCCGCCGCTGTAAGTTCCGTTAAAACCAGTGTTAGCGTTTTTATGCAAAATAATATTGATAATTCCAGACATTCCTTCTGGGTTATATTTTGCACTTGGATTTGTAATCAACTCAATTTTTTTGATAGAAGTTGACGGAATTTGTTTTAACAATTGTGCAGGATCAATGTTCGATGGACGTCCGTCAATTAATACACGAACATTATCATTCCCGCGAAGCGAAAGTTTTCCGTCCTGATCTACATTCACAGAAGGAATATTGTTCATAATATCCGATGCCGAAGCTCCAGCAGTTGTCAAGTCTTTACCAACCGTAACTACTTTTCTGTCAATTTTTTGTTCGATAGTAGAACGTTCAGCAATAATATTTACACCTTTTAATTGTGTAGCTTCTTCTTCTAAAGAAACATTAACAGTAGCAGACTTTTTGTTTTCGCTCAAAAGAACAGAACCAACATATTTTCTAAAACCAATATATTGAATTTCGATAGTATAACTTTTTAAAGCTATATTTTTAAATGAAAAATCTCCATTATCGTCTGTATTAACTCCAGAGACTACTTTTCCATTTTCTTTAAGAGAAACTGTTGCATAAGAAACAGGCATTCCGTTTGATTTCTCTGTAATTTTCCCAGATACATTTCCTGTATTCTGGGCTTGTGCTGTTGCGATTACCCCCAATAACGCAAACAGAAAGATTTTTAATTTCATGATTTTTACTGATTATTTTTGATTTGATTGATGATGATTGTGTTAGTTACTTATTTTTGTTTTTTCTTTTTTTTTTAACTCCAGAAATAAATTTGAAGTCTCTATTAAGACTCTTTTGTGTTTAATATGTTACAACAAATTGCAAAAAAATATTTCGAAATTTTTCACATCCCTTGTTTTGTAGGAGATTAAGCTTTTAGTTTTTTGATAATTTTAACAATTCAAAAAACTGCTTTTTTATTAAATTCTAATCCTTTTCCTGAATTTAATATGTTTTTGATTTTCTCTAATTGATGAATAAGCAGTATCTTTGCTCACTTTAAAATAAGTTTACATGTCATTACCACAAATTCTTACACCTTCTATACAAAAAGCAATACAAGCATTATTTGATGTTACTGTTGATAAAATCGAATTTCAAACTACCAGAAAAGAGTTTGAAGGAGATATTACAATGGTTATTTTTCCATTGTTGAAAGTAATTAAAAGTAATCCAGCTGAATTAGGAAACAAAATTGGAAATTATCTAGTTGAAAATGTTTCTGAAGTTGCTCGCTTTAATGTAGTTTCAGGCTTTTTGAATATTGTAATTTCAGATAGTTATTATGTAAATTTCTTTAACGGAATTAGAGATAACAAGAAATTTGGATATGTAACTCCAAACCCAGATGAAAAAGCGGTAATGGTAGAATATTCTTCTCCAAACACCAATAAACCTTTACACTTAGGTCACGTCCGTAACAATTTGTTAGGATATTCTGTTGCGGAAATTCTAAAAGCTTCAGGCAAAAAAGTATACAAAACTCAAATTATCAACGATCGTGGAATTCATATCTGTAAATCGATGTTGGCTTGGGAAAAATTTGGAAACGGAGAAACTCCAGAAACTTCTGGTTTAAAAGGAGATAAATTGGTTGGTAAATATTATGTGGAGTTTGATAAAGCTTACAAAAATGAAATCAACGCTTTAATCGAAACAGGTAAAACAGAAGAAGAAGCTAAAAAACAAGCGCCAATTATAATTGAAGCGCAAGACATGCTGAAGAAATGGGAAGCTGGTGATGAAAAAGTAATTGAGCTTTGGAAAAAAATGAACGAATGGGTTTATGAAGGTTTCGCAACCACTTACACAAATCTTGGTGTAAATTTTGATAAATATTACTACGAAAGCAACACCTATTTATTAGGAAAAGATGTTGTTCAAGTTGGATTAGATAAAGGTGTTTTCGAAAAAGATCCAGACGGTTCTGTTTGGATTGATTTGACTGATGAAGGTTTAGATCGTAAAATCGTTTTACGTTCTGATGGAACCGCAGTTTACATGACGCAAGATATTGGAACCGCAATTCAGCGTGTAAAAGATATGCCAGATGTTGGCGGAATGGTTTACACAGTTGGAAACGAGCAAGATTATCACTTCAAAGTATTATTCTTGATCTTAAAAAAATTAGGTTTTGATTGGGCTTCAAGCTTATATCATTTGTCATATGGGATGGTAGATTTGCCTTCTGGAAAAATGAAAAGCCGTGAAGGAACCGTTGTAGATGCAGATGATTTGATGCAAGATATGACAGATACAGCAAAGCAAATCTCAGAAGATTTAGGAAAGCTTGATTACTATTCTGATGAAGAAAAAGCAAAACTGTATAAAACAATTGGTCTTGGAGCTTTAAAATATTACATTTTAAAAGTAGATCCTAAAAAACGTATTTTGTTTAATCCAGCGGAATCTGTTGATTTTGCAGGAAATACAGGTCCGTTTATTCAATATACTTATGCCAGAATTCAATCGATAATCCGTAAAGCCGATTTTGATTTTGCGGCTGAGATTCAAATTGAAGAATTGCACGAAAAAGAAAAAGAATTGGTAAAACAAATCGAACTTTTTCCAGAAATAATTCAGAACGCGGCACAAAATCATAGCCCAGCTTTGATTGCCAATTATACTTACGATCTGGTAAAAGAATACAATTCATTCTATCAATCTGTTCATATTTTAGGAGAAGCCGATTTAACTAAAAAAATATTTAGAGTACAGCTTTCTCAAAAAGTAGCAGAGATAATAAAATCAGCATTCGAATTGTTAGGAATTGAAGTTCCTGAAAGAATGTAATTTTTTGTAAGAAATATTTTAAAAGCCAATAGTTCTACTATTGGCTTTTTTTATTGCTTTTTAGACCTATTGGGGAGTGTTTAAAATTATTTCTTAAATACTTTTACTTCTGAAAATATTTACAGATTTAATAAGCTGTTGATAGAAAATTCTTCCTTATATCAATTTTTTATTATTTTGAATTAGTAAGCTTTTAATAAAAAACATATGAGGTAAAAAACAAAACCGTCTATTGAGACGGTTTTTTTATTTGTAAGATAAAGGCTTCTTTTAATTGTGTTAAAAATAAATAAAATCTTGTTAAAAGTAATTTAATTTTCTAAGTTGCGCCCCTTAATTAAAAAAGCTATAAATGAAAAAGAAAATTAAAGGGTTTGTAATTCTTGCATTTTTGTTTACTGTTCAAATATTTTTTGCACAGGAAAAAACAATTTCAGGAATTGTGTCAGATACGAACGGGCCAATTCCGGGTGCGAATGTCGTGGTAAAAGGAACTAGTAATGGAGTGCAAACCGATTTTGATGGAAAATATAAGATTAAAGCAAAAACAGGAGATGTTTTGGTGTTTTCTTATGTAGGAATGAAAGATCAAGCCATTACAGTTGTGAATTCATCTGCGGTAAATGTTAAAATGCATGAAGCTGGCGAAGAATTGCAAGAAGTTGTAGTTGTTACGGCATTAGGAGTTAAGAAAAGTGCTCGTGCTATTGGATATGCTACCCAGGAAGTAAAAGCGGCCGATATTACAAGAGGAAATAATAATAGTCTTTCTGGCGCTTTGCAAGGTAAGTTGGCAGGAGTTCAAATCACGCCTTCAAGTGGTGCTCCAGGAGCTTCTTCTCAAATAGTAATTCGCGGTGCTCGATCTTTCACAGGAAATAATAGTCCTTTGTATGTTATTGATGGTATGCCTGTAGCATCACAACCAGACTTTAGCACTGGAAATGGAGTTACAGGATCTGATATTGCTAACAGAGCTGTAGATATTGATCCAAACGAAATTGAATCAATAAATGTTTTAAAGGGACAAGCAGCATCTGCATTATATGGTTTGAGAGCATCAAACGGAGTAATTGTGATTACTACAAAAAGCGGAAAGAATTCTGGTCAAAACGGCAAACCTATTATTACTTTTAATACTTCTACAAGTTTTGAAACAATTTCGAAGAAACCAAGTACACAAAATGAATATGCTCAAGGTTCAAATGGCGTATTTAATCCAAATGCTTCAACAAACTGGGGACCAAAAATTTCAGAATTGCCAAACGATCCCATTTATGGTGGAAATGTTGCCAATGCGCTTAATGGCGGGGTATTAAAACCAGGGAAATATTATGTGCCTCAAAGAGCAAAAGCTGGTTTAGATCCGTGGGTTAATCCTAGAGCTTATAATAATATTAATGATTTTTTTAATACGGGAATTACGATCAATAACTCGCTAAATATTTCTCAAGCGACAGAAAAAACTAACTATTCATTTGGTATAGGTACATCAAAACAAGATGGTATTATTCCTGAAACTGGTATGAGTAGATATACTGCAAAGGCTGTAGTAGATACAAAACTAAATAATGAATGGAAGACAGGTTTTTCTTTTAATTATATTCAAACCAAAATAAACAAAAGTACATCAGCAAATGACGGTGCTATAGTTGGTGTTTTTGCTGCTCCAAGAAGTTACGATTTAAAAGGAATTGGTTACGCTAACCCATCAAATCCGTACGATCAAATTTATTATAGACCAAGTGTTTTTAATAATCCTTACTGGGCTGCTAACAACAACGAATTTAGTGAAAAAACTAATCGTGCTTTTGGAAATACATATATTCAATATGCTCCAATTATAAGTTCAAATGGAAATCAAAAATTAACAGTTAAGTATCAGGTAGGTGTAGATTCATGGACTACCAATTACAGAAATATTTTTGAATTTGGAAATAAACTTGATTTATCAGGACAAAGTAGTAGTGCACATCTTTTTGGTACAACAAATGATGTAATTAACTCTTTATTTACTTTAAATTACAATTTAAATATAACAAAGGATCTTAACTTAAATGTTTTAGTTGGAAATGAATATAACCATCAAAATACTAAAGAATAT from Flavobacterium sp. YJ01 carries:
- a CDS encoding ABC transporter ATP-binding protein, with product MLDIQNISFSYTDTPVIKNVSFTINKGDNIAIIGESGCGKSTLLKLIYGLYDLDEGKIFYNDKPILGPKFNLIPGMPYMKYLAQDFDLSPYETVAENVGKFLSNGFANMKKLRVQELLEMVEMEQFSNVKTKFLSGGQQQRVALVRVLALEPEVILLDEPFSQIDAFRKNALRRNLFRYLKQKGITCIIATHDSTDALSFADEAIVMRHGEVIKKDNPTKIYEDPQIKYVASLFGEVNEVATHLLLPYEDETHKTLVYPHQFKMVSESRLKVKIRRTYFRGSHFLIETVHKRQLIFFESEIDLPLEQEVFLVLNYL
- a CDS encoding beta-ketoacyl-ACP synthase III, translated to MYHSKIAGLGYYVPSNVVTNDDLSKIMDTNDEWIQERTGIQERRHIIRGEDTTTSMGVKAAKIAIERSGVAKEDIDFVVFATLSPDYYFPGPGVLVQRDLGLRTVGALDVRNQCSGFVYAISVADQYIKTGMYKNILVIGSEVHSTGLDMTTRGRGVSVIFGDGAGAAVLSREEDVTKGILSTHLHSEGEHAEELALQAPGMGARWVTDIIADNDPNDESYYPYMNGQFVFKNAVVRFAEVINEGLEANGLQVSDIDMLIPHQANLRISQFIQNKFKLTDDQVHNNIQKYGNTTAASIPIALTEAWEQGKIKSGDTVVLAAFGSGFTWASAIIKW
- a CDS encoding prolyl oligopeptidase family serine peptidase encodes the protein MKLKVTLLLFLNISFFSYAQENLTYQKPSKSILDLADYQRPPSVSMDTKKENMLLTYRNTYKTLDDLNQDEVRLAGLRINPVTNISSTVTYVTNLKLRKISGKEEVQVKGLPENPKIANILWSPNDKKILFSHTAASGVELWVLDVASAQATKLTEANVNANLGNPFSWFLDNETILVKMLPKNRPALLDSKKDLPTGPIISNTSGEKSQNRTYPDMLKNKNDEANFENSITSELYKVKLNGDAVLFKEAAMFAGERISPDGNYIMLTTIQKPFSYVVPLNRFPSKTVVYSTNGKEIKTVNEVPLNEIMPKGFMAVRKGKREMAWRNDKPATLSYVVALDEGDPAKKVDFRDEVYLWDAPFDKNASSMVKLPQRFSDIIWGNDNLAVVSDEWYDTRNTKSYLINPSNPSQQSKLITDRNSQDVYSDPGTFETKKNAYNKYVLAVEKNNLYRIGEGYTKNGQFPFIDEFNLETLKSKRIYTSPYKDKKEDIYEIEDFKSGKILVQIQSKTEYPNYYFRNIKKQNSLTPITDFKNPFESIKDVSKEVIKYKRKDGLELSGTLYLPAGYDKTKKEKLPLLIWAYPAEYKDRNSASQSTQNSNEFTFPYYGSFVYWVTKGYVVLDDAAFPIIGEGTTEPNDNFISQLVDNAAAAIDAVDALGYINRKKVAVGGHSYGAFMTANLLTHSNLFACGIARSGAYNRTLTPFGFQTEQRNYWEVPEVYNTMSPFMNADKMKTPILLVHGEADNNPGTFTLQTERYFQALKGLGAPARMVILPKESHGYAAKENILHLLWEQDQFLEKYLKN
- a CDS encoding GIY-YIG nuclease family protein is translated as MKTYYVYILKCSDGSYYTGMTNDINRRINEHNYGLNKESYTFNKRPLELVFCSDFNDVVQAIAFEKQVKGWSRKKKEAIIKDKWEDLKKLSECLNETSHKNFYKKNV
- a CDS encoding copper homeostasis protein CutC, yielding MKKNQLEIACFNYESALIAQANGADRIELCENMKLGGTTPNSILVLKVRESLNIKMHVIIRPRGGDFVYSDEELTEMKQDIKQFKKLGVDGFVFGILKENGKVNKKQNKELVHLAHPLSCTFHRAFDVVKNPEKSLETIIDCGFKTILTSGQGVNVEEGILALERLQELAGDRIEIMPGGGLRSSNVKLLQEKLDLTFYHSSAITNDTEIANPEEIKEIRNFL
- a CDS encoding TonB-dependent receptor produces the protein MKLKIFLFALLGVIATAQAQNTGNVSGKITEKSNGMPVSYATVSLKENGKVVSGVNTDDNGDFSFKNIALKSYTIEIQYIGFRKYVGSVLLSENKKSATVNVSLEEEATQLKGVNIIAERSTIEQKIDRKVVTVGKDLTTAGASASDIMNNIPSVNVDQDGKLSLRGNDNVRVLIDGRPSNIDPAQLLKQIPSTSIKKIELITNPSAKYNPEGMSGIINIILHKNANTGFNGTYSGGITFGETAKYNQSLDLNYKTGKVNFFGNVGQNFGTYYNDGFIRRFDQDIVQKIDVMNDNDSYLYKIGMDFLIDDHNTLSIYTNQNKSNGKGFVDTDIDYNNVTNSDISNIFQKSRYWGPDQVGTYNLAYKHIFKKEGHTLDFEGNYSDNKESQHASFDTETTKTDNTSSDILYNDFLKGTRKLTTLNVDYVNPLNEKTTLEAGAEARITRTGNDYTTGNPLLPVADRTSHYTYDTDIYSAYVTFGQKFKKLSYQVGARFESYKVQANLNYGQTMFDDDYITLYPSAYLTYNITEKNTLQFSYSRRVDRPSLEQTKPIREFATPLVTSLGNPELRPQFTNSVEVNYTKTLEKGSFTAGVFVRSINDQISRILYPDPADPSKEKQIMSFTNYDHNTAYGFEASFNYKITKWWDIQPSIDFSSINQQGIVFQYNAADNSSNPIERKITVAAFNGRMNSNFKANKRLSFLLFGFYRGAVDGLQNNSHEMYKMDIGSRYTLLDNKMNISVRFNDVFKTMKYAFDTQYPYPQAGQFTWESQTVYVGLTYNFGGGKIKNLQRKQRDDNTNKDGGGMF